The following are encoded together in the Flavihumibacter fluvii genome:
- a CDS encoding efflux RND transporter periplasmic adaptor subunit, with amino-acid sequence MKKKYIILLFILAAGIPATIHFIKSKVKVQPVTFITARASMGYISKSIAAKGTIKPVDTVSVGAQVSGLVKKVLVYFNSEVKKGQLLAQIDPSILTAQLEQSKANLESANSNLEFQKSSFERQSQLFNICAISKANFQLALNQYKYGYVLAL; translated from the coding sequence ATGAAAAAGAAGTATATTATCCTACTTTTTATATTGGCTGCAGGAATACCAGCAACTATTCATTTTATTAAGTCTAAAGTCAAAGTGCAGCCAGTAACTTTTATTACTGCGAGGGCATCTATGGGATATATCTCAAAGAGCATTGCAGCTAAAGGAACCATTAAACCTGTTGATACTGTATCTGTAGGCGCGCAAGTTTCCGGATTGGTAAAGAAAGTATTGGTTTATTTTAATAGTGAGGTAAAAAAAGGGCAATTACTTGCGCAGATAGATCCTTCCATTCTAACAGCACAATTGGAACAATCGAAGGCCAACCTGGAAAGTGCAAATAGTAACCTCGAATTCCAGAAAAGCAGCTTTGAAAGGCAAAGCCAGTTATTCAATATTTGTGCAATAAGTAAAGCCAACTTCCAGCTTGCATTGAACCAATATAAATATGGTTATGTCTTAGCGCTATAA
- a CDS encoding MBL fold metallo-hydrolase yields MKIEQIYTGCIAHAAYYLESKGEAAIFDPLREVEPYIAKAEKDKARIKYVFETHFHADFVSGHLDLMHKAGAKIVFGPTAKPAYEAIIAEDNQVFTVGDCKVKVIHTPGHTMESTTYLLIDENGKEHGLITGDTLFIGDVGRPDLAQHVIAELTEEKLAGHLYDSLRNRIMPLSDDLIVYPNHGAGSACGKMMSKETTDTLGHQKKVNYALDPTLTKEAFIKKLLTGLTAPPGYFPQNVLMNIKGYESLDTIMTRGKHPLKVEEFEAAANETRALILDTREASVFAKGFIPNSINIGIDGSFAQWVGEMIPDVKQQILLVTDTGREEECIIRLSRVGYDNTLGYLEGGLPAWKSAGKEIDTVQRESAKEFENSYTASKPVIFDVRKKSEYDSEHVIDAINIPLNQINSHLAEFPKQKPFVIYCGGGYRSMIAASILKQRGWENFIDVVGGFAAIKETRVPKTEYVCPTTLL; encoded by the coding sequence ATGAAAATAGAACAAATTTATACCGGTTGTATCGCACATGCGGCATATTACCTGGAAAGTAAGGGTGAAGCAGCAATTTTTGATCCCCTAAGGGAAGTAGAGCCTTACATTGCCAAAGCTGAAAAAGATAAGGCGAGGATCAAGTACGTGTTTGAAACACATTTCCACGCAGACTTTGTGAGCGGACACCTCGACCTGATGCATAAAGCCGGGGCGAAAATCGTTTTCGGACCTACCGCCAAGCCGGCCTATGAAGCCATTATTGCTGAAGATAATCAGGTATTCACGGTGGGAGATTGTAAGGTAAAAGTGATTCATACACCTGGGCATACGATGGAAAGCACAACCTATTTGCTAATTGATGAAAATGGGAAAGAGCATGGACTCATTACCGGTGATACCTTGTTTATTGGTGATGTGGGCAGGCCTGACCTGGCACAGCATGTGATTGCAGAGTTGACCGAAGAAAAACTGGCCGGGCACTTATATGATTCCCTTCGTAACCGGATTATGCCTTTAAGTGACGATCTCATTGTATATCCAAACCATGGAGCAGGTAGTGCCTGTGGTAAAATGATGAGTAAGGAAACCACAGACACCCTGGGGCACCAGAAAAAAGTGAACTATGCACTTGATCCAACGCTTACCAAAGAAGCCTTCATTAAAAAACTTTTAACCGGATTAACAGCACCTCCAGGTTATTTTCCCCAAAACGTGCTGATGAATATCAAAGGATATGAAAGCCTTGATACCATCATGACAAGGGGTAAGCATCCACTTAAAGTTGAGGAGTTTGAAGCTGCTGCTAATGAAACAAGGGCGCTGATACTTGATACGAGGGAAGCATCTGTTTTTGCAAAAGGCTTTATTCCGAATAGTATCAATATTGGTATTGATGGTAGTTTTGCACAATGGGTAGGAGAAATGATCCCTGATGTAAAACAGCAGATATTGCTGGTAACGGATACTGGCAGGGAAGAAGAATGTATCATCAGGTTATCACGTGTTGGATATGATAATACCCTGGGTTATCTCGAAGGTGGATTGCCAGCCTGGAAATCAGCAGGAAAAGAAATTGATACTGTACAAAGAGAATCAGCAAAAGAGTTTGAGAATTCTTATACAGCCTCAAAACCGGTCATCTTTGATGTACGGAAAAAAAGTGAATATGATTCCGAACATGTTATTGATGCCATTAATATCCCTTTGAACCAGATCAATAGCCACCTGGCGGAATTCCCTAAGCAGAAGCCATTTGTTATTTATTGTGGTGGAGGATATCGCAGCATGATTGCGGCATCCATTCTGAAACAAAGGGGTTGGGAAAATTTTATAGATGTTGTGGGTGGTTTTGCTGCCATTAAGGAGACCCGTGTTCCTAAAACGGAATATGTTTGTCCTACTACACTTTTATAA
- a CDS encoding beta-L-arabinofuranosidase domain-containing protein, whose protein sequence is MKYNIIRGFLILTILNFYQISQAQTNPYYITNQPPLHPQQYTALPLGSIYPKGWLLEMLELQRNGLTSNLDSVYAEVCGPTNAWLGGNGDAWERGPYWLDGLVPLAYILDDPQLKNKAKQWIEWSLTHQRDDGYFGPQPPAKALPYVKGVQNTDHEDWWPKMVMLKVLQQYYTATEDKRVLQLMSRYFKYMLKQLPQQPLDHWTFWGAQRGGDNLAVVYWLYNITRESFLIELGDLIYKQTTPWKSIFTDGTMARINPYPQFHCVNVAQGIKTPAIYFQRTGDSSYLRSVKTGLETIRNVHGFANGMYGADENMHGNDPTQGSELCSAVEMMFSFESLLPITGDVAYADYLEKIAFNVLPAQHNDNFTLRQYFQQPNQIKITYDHHNFFDENDGRLAMGLLTGYPCCTANMHQGYPKYIQNLWYASADEGVAALVYGSSEVTLKVRGGHTVSFSEETNYPFEDRIRFKYTANKAVEMPFHLRIPAWCQQASITINGKPEQQPKGNQVIVINRIWNPGDVIELHLPMEISTSRWAENSIAIERGPILYALKISEEWKSKKNNDFPQAYNEVLPKSPWNYGITEDAIKNRQFNVIQNKLVAAMPWNLKNAPISITVKGKRLDQWKEYNHSAGKLPVSRVASNGAKEETITLIPYGCTTLRISEFPVTD, encoded by the coding sequence ATGAAGTATAACATTATTCGCGGTTTTCTGATCCTTACTATATTAAACTTCTACCAAATTAGCCAGGCCCAAACCAACCCATACTATATTACCAACCAGCCCCCCCTGCATCCACAACAATATACAGCATTGCCATTAGGCAGTATATACCCCAAGGGATGGTTATTAGAAATGCTTGAATTGCAAAGGAATGGACTAACAAGTAACCTGGATAGTGTGTATGCAGAAGTATGCGGTCCCACCAATGCATGGCTGGGTGGAAATGGTGATGCCTGGGAAAGAGGACCTTACTGGCTGGATGGATTAGTGCCGCTCGCTTATATCCTTGATGATCCGCAATTAAAAAACAAAGCAAAACAATGGATCGAATGGAGCCTTACGCACCAGCGGGATGATGGTTATTTCGGTCCGCAGCCACCAGCAAAAGCCCTGCCCTATGTAAAAGGCGTACAGAATACTGATCACGAAGACTGGTGGCCTAAAATGGTGATGTTAAAAGTGCTGCAGCAGTATTATACTGCAACAGAAGATAAGCGGGTGTTGCAACTGATGTCGCGCTATTTTAAATACATGCTGAAACAGCTACCGCAACAACCACTTGACCACTGGACCTTCTGGGGCGCACAGCGCGGCGGGGATAACCTTGCGGTAGTATATTGGTTATATAATATCACCAGGGAGTCCTTCCTGATTGAATTAGGTGACCTGATCTACAAACAAACAACACCCTGGAAATCAATTTTTACCGACGGCACGATGGCCCGTATCAATCCATACCCCCAATTCCATTGTGTAAATGTGGCGCAGGGTATCAAAACCCCTGCGATTTATTTCCAGCGAACTGGTGACAGCAGTTATCTAAGGTCGGTGAAAACCGGATTGGAAACTATCCGGAATGTACACGGATTTGCTAACGGCATGTATGGTGCTGATGAAAATATGCATGGCAATGATCCTACCCAGGGCTCAGAATTATGCAGTGCGGTGGAAATGATGTTCTCATTTGAAAGTTTGTTACCCATCACCGGGGATGTGGCTTATGCAGATTACCTGGAAAAGATCGCATTCAACGTATTACCAGCGCAGCACAATGATAATTTTACATTAAGGCAATATTTTCAGCAACCCAACCAGATAAAAATCACTTACGACCATCATAACTTTTTTGATGAAAATGATGGCCGGTTGGCCATGGGTTTATTAACAGGATATCCCTGTTGTACAGCCAATATGCACCAGGGTTATCCCAAGTATATCCAAAATCTATGGTATGCGAGTGCCGATGAAGGTGTTGCAGCCCTTGTTTATGGAAGCAGCGAAGTGACACTAAAAGTTCGAGGTGGCCATACCGTTAGTTTCAGCGAAGAAACCAATTATCCGTTTGAAGACCGGATCAGGTTTAAATATACGGCCAACAAAGCTGTGGAAATGCCTTTCCACCTGCGCATACCAGCCTGGTGCCAGCAAGCATCCATCACTATCAATGGCAAACCGGAGCAGCAGCCAAAAGGCAATCAGGTGATCGTAATCAACCGCATATGGAATCCGGGTGACGTAATCGAGCTGCATTTGCCAATGGAAATAAGCACCAGCCGTTGGGCGGAGAATTCAATAGCTATTGAACGCGGTCCAATTTTATATGCGCTGAAAATTTCAGAAGAATGGAAATCGAAAAAAAATAATGATTTCCCGCAGGCCTACAATGAGGTATTACCAAAATCACCCTGGAATTATGGTATCACTGAAGATGCCATAAAAAACAGGCAATTCAATGTGATTCAAAACAAATTGGTTGCCGCTATGCCATGGAATCTGAAAAACGCACCAATCAGCATAACAGTAAAAGGAAAACGACTGGATCAATGGAAAGAATACAATCATTCAGCTGGGAAATTACCAGTAAGTCGCGTTGCCAGTAATGGAGCCAAGGAAGAGACAATCACTCTCATCCCCTACGGCTGTACCACCTTAAGAATAAGTGAATTCCCGGTAACAGATTAA
- a CDS encoding SMP-30/gluconolactonase/LRE family protein, whose translation MKKILLLVTLFATIISPGCHNQPAKVPGNELVNDSMPGRIEIYDPQAIPLIDSNATIEIIGRNYTWSEGPVWLPAEKALIFSDVPENKIYMWKPGGTVSLFLTPSGYTDTAKRDGENGSNGLALDKEGHLLLCQSGNRMVARLNSSFLAPKPEFTILSANYNGKRFNSPNDLVADSRNNIYFTDPIYGLPLHENDPTRELSFEGVYKISPDGTTTLLIDTIKRPNGIALSPDEKTLYVASSDSEHPRWLAYKLNDAGQILSGGVLLDATDIIKMATVKQGADGFKVDNLGNIFSSGPDGVNIISPEGKRLALIKIYNRSTSNCAFNETKDILFITADDVVLKVTLHPKISQ comes from the coding sequence ATGAAAAAAATCTTGCTGTTGGTAACGCTTTTCGCAACAATTATTAGTCCCGGTTGTCACAACCAACCGGCAAAGGTTCCTGGAAATGAACTGGTTAACGATAGTATGCCTGGCAGGATTGAAATATATGACCCGCAGGCCATTCCCTTGATAGACAGTAATGCAACGATAGAAATAATTGGCAGAAATTATACCTGGTCTGAAGGCCCGGTATGGCTACCTGCTGAAAAGGCGCTGATTTTTTCCGATGTTCCGGAGAATAAGATATACATGTGGAAACCAGGTGGTACAGTTTCCTTGTTTTTGACACCTTCAGGTTATACAGATACAGCAAAACGTGATGGTGAAAATGGATCCAATGGCCTTGCGCTTGACAAAGAGGGCCATTTGCTGCTTTGCCAATCGGGTAATAGGATGGTTGCCCGTTTAAACAGTTCTTTTCTCGCACCAAAACCCGAGTTTACCATCCTGTCCGCCAACTATAATGGAAAGCGGTTCAACAGTCCAAATGATCTGGTTGCAGACAGCAGGAACAATATTTATTTTACTGATCCAATCTACGGTTTGCCCTTACATGAAAATGATCCCACCAGAGAATTATCGTTTGAAGGAGTGTATAAAATCAGTCCGGATGGAACCACCACATTGTTGATAGACACTATTAAAAGGCCCAATGGCATTGCCCTGTCCCCAGATGAAAAGACCTTATATGTTGCGAGCAGCGATAGTGAACACCCCCGTTGGCTAGCTTACAAGTTGAATGATGCAGGTCAAATATTAAGCGGAGGTGTACTCCTCGATGCTACCGACATAATAAAAATGGCCACGGTAAAACAAGGGGCTGATGGATTTAAAGTTGATAACCTGGGTAATATTTTTAGTTCCGGGCCTGATGGCGTGAACATCATTTCACCTGAGGGAAAGCGATTGGCGCTGATCAAAATTTATAACCGGAGTACTTCCAATTGTGCATTTAATGAAACAAAAGATATTCTTTTCATCACGGCAGATGATGTTGTGCTAAAAGTGACACTTCATCCAAAAATCAGCCAATAA
- a CDS encoding sulfite exporter TauE/SafE family protein, producing MMNIAGIISGLLGIGSGALKVIAMDNIMRIPFKVSTTTSNFLIRVTAAASVVIYMKRDYIPRPHYANCFRSFTGCFCGVLSGD from the coding sequence ATGATGAATATTGCCGGCATTATTTCCGGACTATTGGGGATTGGATCTGGTGCATTAAAAGTTATTGCAATGGACAATATTATGCGCATACCTTTTAAGGTGTCCACCACTACAAGTAATTTTTTGATTAGAGTAACTGCTGCAGCAAGTGTCGTTATTTACATGAAGCGTGATTATATACCCAGGCCTCACTATGCCAATTGTTTTAGGAGTTTTACTGGGTGTTTTTGTGGGGTTCTAAGTGGTGATTAG
- the trxA gene encoding thioredoxin: MATIQLSLQDFKDKIFNFEESQDWNYKGSLPAIIDFYADWCGPCKMVAPVLEELAKEYEGQLVIYKVNTETEVDLAGLFGIQSIPTFLFIPAEGQPMMQPGAFPKKIFKQIIDEHLIHN; this comes from the coding sequence ATGGCAACAATTCAATTAAGCTTACAGGATTTTAAGGATAAAATATTCAACTTCGAAGAGTCACAGGATTGGAATTACAAAGGCAGTTTACCTGCTATTATTGATTTTTATGCTGACTGGTGTGGACCATGCAAAATGGTTGCGCCAGTATTGGAAGAACTTGCTAAAGAATACGAAGGCCAGCTGGTCATTTATAAAGTAAATACTGAAACGGAAGTTGATTTGGCAGGGTTATTTGGCATACAAAGCATTCCAACATTTCTATTCATACCTGCTGAAGGACAACCCATGATGCAACCCGGCGCATTTCCCAAAAAAATATTCAAACAGATTATAGACGAGCATTTGATCCATAATTAA
- a CDS encoding c-type cytochrome → MPEKISILTLFVFLARITLLAACQQEAKELPHKKVDYIRKIEGPSDSIPVLVAQRGEVLIAYSDCYECHTREVRSKGPAFTDIAKRYPVTNGYIKLLGLRVINGGSGSWGKSVMLPHPKLSPEDAETMVKYILSLK, encoded by the coding sequence ATGCCTGAGAAAATATCTATACTAACCCTTTTTGTTTTTCTCGCAAGGATCACTCTGCTTGCAGCCTGCCAGCAGGAAGCAAAGGAGTTGCCCCATAAAAAGGTCGATTATATCCGAAAAATCGAAGGCCCGAGTGACAGCATTCCTGTTTTGGTTGCCCAGCGTGGCGAAGTGCTGATAGCCTATTCTGACTGTTACGAATGTCATACCAGGGAGGTCAGGTCAAAAGGCCCTGCCTTTACTGACATAGCTAAAAGATACCCGGTAACTAACGGATATATTAAATTGCTGGGCTTGCGGGTCATAAATGGCGGGAGTGGCTCTTGGGGTAAATCAGTAATGTTACCGCATCCTAAATTATCACCAGAAGATGCTGAAACAATGGTAAAATATATTTTATCATTGAAGTAA
- a CDS encoding 3-hydroxyacyl-CoA dehydrogenase family protein, which translates to MEKISPATNPEMGVVGLGLMGCSITTCFLMAGHTVVAIAPIAIDLEYAEKRIHDHLVRSREHGLVNEPPDFYFKRLTITGDYAALRNCDVVVECTLERIDIKKSVYEKIEAVIREDAILTSNTSAIPISILQKQTLYPKRFFGLHWAEPSHTTRFLEIICGDLSDQELAEQLYELSHRWGKEPTLVRKDIRGFITNRLMYAMYREAFYLVENGYATVEDVDRVCRNNTGYWMTLVGVFRWMDLTGVPAYHTVMKDLFPTLNNSTEVPELIDKIVREGGKGVANAKGFYDYTPEEARLWEETFTEFSYEIRQLALKYPFDVVKKKMKK; encoded by the coding sequence GATTAATGGGATGCAGTATTACCACCTGTTTTTTAATGGCAGGACATACTGTAGTTGCCATCGCGCCCATTGCTATTGACCTTGAATATGCAGAAAAAAGGATTCATGACCACCTGGTCCGTTCCAGGGAACATGGACTTGTTAACGAGCCACCTGATTTTTATTTTAAGCGCTTGACCATCACTGGTGATTATGCTGCTTTGCGTAATTGTGATGTGGTTGTAGAATGTACATTGGAGCGCATTGATATTAAGAAATCAGTGTATGAAAAGATAGAAGCGGTTATTCGTGAAGATGCGATCCTGACCAGTAATACCTCCGCCATACCCATCAGTATTTTGCAAAAGCAAACACTTTATCCAAAAAGGTTTTTTGGATTGCATTGGGCTGAACCATCTCATACAACCAGATTCCTCGAGATCATTTGCGGCGACTTAAGTGACCAGGAACTGGCTGAACAGTTATATGAACTTTCCCACCGTTGGGGTAAGGAACCAACCCTGGTAAGAAAAGATATCCGTGGATTTATCACCAACCGACTGATGTATGCCATGTATCGTGAGGCTTTTTACCTGGTGGAGAACGGATACGCTACTGTTGAGGACGTGGACCGTGTATGTCGCAACAATACTGGATACTGGATGACCCTGGTTGGTGTATTCCGGTGGATGGACCTTACAGGTGTGCCTGCTTACCACACAGTGATGAAGGACCTGTTCCCAACCTTGAATAACAGTACTGAAGTTCCCGAACTCATCGATAAAATTGTACGGGAAGGCGGCAAGGGAGTCGCCAATGCTAAAGGGTTCTATGATTATACTCCCGAAGAAGCCAGGTTATGGGAAGAAACCTTTACGGAATTCAGTTATGAGATCCGGCAACTGGCGCTGAAGTACCCGTTTGATGTAGTTAAGAAAAAAATGAAAAAATAA